A window of the Desulfovibrio oxyclinae DSM 11498 genome harbors these coding sequences:
- a CDS encoding tetratricopeptide repeat protein: MPALFLIALLGLFGCGNGASPGEQDLKNARKSFDNGFFLEAEAGYERYLQLEPQGKHRKEAWSRLLDIALNIKADLDRSVALLEAMYLEQGADKAEASDIMYRLGELYQQLGKPEKALESYEKSLRLSQNLPERKVRAQLQLARLYRLRGSYDLVLETLDDCSRSATNTKQKARCLYELAQSYSFINSWAQVKKAVNQLLALEGASEELKAMGIFILADMYEHDHNYEKARELLLSIRDTYPNPLVIETRLDNLK; encoded by the coding sequence ATGCCGGCCCTTTTTCTCATCGCCCTGCTCGGGCTTTTCGGATGCGGCAACGGGGCCAGCCCCGGTGAACAGGATCTGAAAAACGCCAGAAAGAGCTTTGACAACGGATTTTTTCTGGAAGCCGAGGCAGGGTACGAGCGGTATCTTCAGCTTGAGCCGCAGGGCAAGCACCGCAAGGAGGCCTGGAGCCGCCTGCTGGACATCGCCCTGAACATCAAGGCCGATCTGGACCGCTCGGTGGCTCTGCTTGAGGCCATGTATCTGGAGCAGGGGGCCGACAAGGCCGAGGCCAGCGACATCATGTACCGGCTGGGCGAGCTGTATCAGCAGCTTGGCAAGCCGGAAAAAGCGCTGGAATCCTATGAGAAGTCGCTTCGTCTCAGTCAGAATCTGCCGGAGCGGAAAGTGCGCGCCCAGCTACAGCTGGCCCGTCTCTACCGGCTCAGGGGAAGTTACGATCTGGTGCTGGAAACGCTCGACGACTGCTCCCGCTCCGCCACCAACACCAAGCAGAAGGCGCGGTGTCTGTACGAGCTGGCCCAGAGCTACAGCTTCATCAACAGCTGGGCGCAGGTGAAGAAAGCCGTGAACCAGTTGCTCGCCCTCGAAGGCGCGTCCGAAGAGCTCAAGGCCATGGGCATCTTCATCCTCGCCGACATGTACGAGCACGACCACAACTATGAAAAGGCGCGGGAACTGCTGCTGTCCATCCGCGACACCTACCCCAACCCGTTGGTCATAGAAACGAGACTGGACAATTTGAAGTAG
- the gyrA gene encoding DNA gyrase subunit A gives MSNTISIESELKKSYLEYSLSVIIGRAIPDVRDGLKPVHRRILYAMHDLGNTFNRPYKKSARVVGDVIGKYHPHGDSAVYDALVRMAQDFSMRDPLVDGQGNFGSIDGDAAAAMRYTEARMAKLCGEFLTDIEKNTVDYRPNYDNTLQEPAVLPTKVPNLLLNGTAGIAVGMATNIPPHNLGELIKGTMHLLDNEECTVGDLMQYIKGPDFPTGAMVYGGKGLIDAYHTGRGSIRIRGVVEREERKGNRESIIIREIPYALNKSTLVEKIAQLVNEKKIDGVTDLRDESDRTGIRIVLDLKRGAIADIIINALYKFTPLETSFGINMMAVVGNRPMLLNLKQVLNHFLDHRREVIIRRTKYDKDKAEKRVHVLEGLKIAVDNIDEVVRLIRGSASPEEARNNLIERFELSMVQAKAILDMRLQKLTGLERDKLVEELSELLKMIEYYISILENEEVLKGVIREELQGIYDNYATPRKSELLEQDPSEIDIEDLIADDDAVVTLSRKGYIKRTPLSNYQAQRRGGKGISGVQTGDGDFIQNFLLTTNHQWLLLFTNHGKMFKIKAHQVPEGSRYAKGAHIANLLPLEKEEYVAKAMSLRELSEDRFFLFVTRKGMIKRSSQDLYANCRASGLRAVNLRDGDELLSVMEVSPDADCILATQQGTAIRFNIRDARPMGRAAAGVKGISLREGDRVVSAVVTTEDDRDQLLTISEGGFGKRTGIDQYRIQSRGGKGILNMRLTAKTGKVLGASLVNETDEVILLTSNNKIIRMSVGEITLTRGRATQGVRLVRLDDKGYVVGFDFVRDTEIDDKE, from the coding sequence ATGAGCAACACCATTTCCATCGAAAGCGAACTCAAGAAAAGCTACCTTGAGTACTCGCTGAGCGTCATCATCGGACGCGCCATTCCGGACGTGCGCGACGGACTGAAACCGGTCCATCGCCGCATCCTCTATGCGATGCACGACCTCGGAAACACCTTCAACCGGCCGTACAAGAAGTCGGCCCGCGTTGTCGGTGACGTCATCGGTAAATACCACCCGCACGGCGACTCGGCCGTGTACGACGCCCTTGTCCGCATGGCGCAGGACTTCTCCATGCGCGATCCCCTTGTGGACGGACAGGGTAACTTCGGTTCCATCGACGGCGACGCCGCGGCGGCCATGCGTTACACCGAAGCGCGGATGGCCAAGCTGTGCGGCGAGTTCCTGACGGACATCGAGAAGAACACCGTCGATTACCGCCCCAACTACGACAACACCCTGCAGGAACCTGCGGTGCTGCCCACCAAGGTCCCGAACCTGCTGCTCAATGGCACGGCGGGTATCGCGGTCGGCATGGCCACCAATATTCCGCCTCACAACCTCGGTGAGCTCATCAAGGGCACCATGCACCTTCTGGACAACGAAGAGTGCACCGTGGGCGACCTGATGCAGTACATCAAGGGGCCGGACTTCCCCACCGGGGCCATGGTCTACGGTGGCAAGGGCCTCATTGACGCCTACCACACCGGGCGCGGTTCCATCCGTATCCGCGGCGTGGTTGAGCGCGAGGAGCGCAAGGGCAACCGCGAATCCATCATCATCCGGGAAATCCCCTACGCCCTGAACAAGTCCACGCTGGTGGAAAAGATCGCCCAACTGGTCAACGAAAAGAAGATCGACGGCGTCACCGACCTGCGCGACGAGTCCGACCGCACCGGCATCCGCATCGTGCTTGACCTCAAGCGCGGCGCCATTGCCGACATCATCATCAACGCGCTGTACAAGTTCACCCCGCTGGAAACGAGCTTCGGCATCAACATGATGGCCGTCGTGGGCAACCGCCCCATGCTGCTCAACCTCAAGCAGGTGCTGAACCACTTCCTCGATCACCGTCGCGAAGTCATCATCCGCCGCACCAAGTACGACAAGGACAAGGCCGAAAAGCGCGTCCACGTGCTGGAAGGGCTCAAGATCGCGGTGGACAACATCGACGAGGTGGTCCGCCTGATCCGGGGTTCCGCTTCTCCCGAAGAAGCCCGGAACAACCTCATCGAGCGCTTCGAGCTCTCCATGGTGCAGGCCAAGGCCATCCTGGACATGCGCCTGCAGAAGCTCACCGGCCTCGAACGCGACAAGCTGGTCGAGGAACTCAGCGAGCTGCTCAAGATGATCGAGTACTACATCAGCATTCTGGAGAACGAGGAAGTCCTCAAGGGCGTGATTCGCGAGGAGCTTCAGGGCATCTACGACAACTACGCCACACCGCGTAAGTCCGAGCTGCTGGAGCAGGACCCGTCCGAGATCGACATCGAAGACCTGATCGCGGACGACGACGCCGTGGTGACCTTGTCCCGCAAGGGCTACATCAAGCGGACGCCGCTCTCCAACTATCAGGCCCAGCGCCGCGGCGGTAAGGGCATCTCCGGCGTGCAGACCGGTGACGGGGACTTCATCCAGAACTTCCTGCTCACCACCAACCATCAGTGGCTGCTGCTGTTCACCAACCACGGCAAGATGTTCAAGATCAAGGCGCATCAGGTGCCCGAAGGCAGCCGCTACGCCAAGGGCGCGCATATCGCCAACCTGCTGCCGCTGGAAAAGGAAGAGTACGTGGCCAAGGCCATGAGCCTGCGCGAACTCTCCGAAGACCGCTTCTTCCTGTTCGTAACCAGAAAGGGCATGATCAAGCGCTCCAGTCAGGACCTTTATGCCAACTGCCGCGCCTCCGGTCTGCGGGCCGTGAACCTGCGCGACGGCGACGAGCTGCTCAGCGTCATGGAAGTGAGCCCGGATGCGGACTGCATCCTCGCTACCCAGCAGGGAACCGCCATCCGCTTCAACATCCGCGACGCACGTCCCATGGGCCGCGCCGCAGCGGGCGTGAAGGGCATCTCCCTGCGTGAAGGCGACCGGGTGGTATCCGCCGTGGTCACCACCGAGGACGACCGCGACCAGCTGCTGACCATCTCCGAGGGCGGCTTCGGCAAGCGCACCGGCATCGACCAGTACCGGATCCAGTCCCGCGGTGGTAAGGGTATCCTGAACATGCGCCTGACCGCCAAGACCGGCAAGGTGCTCGGCGCGAGCCTTGTGAACGAAACCGACGAGGTCATCCTGCTGACGTCCAACAACAAGATCATCCGCATGAGCGTGGGCGAGATCACCCTTACCCGCGGCCGCGCCACGCAGGGCGTGCGCCTCGTGCGTCTCGACGATAAGGGCTACGTGGTCGGATTCGACTTCGTCCGCGACACCGAAATCGACGACAAGGAATAA
- a CDS encoding DnaA ATPase domain-containing protein, translating into MKQALRKHFRKTCSEDELARWFDPLGIFVSEEDRAVKVEFPHQFFGQWFEGSIQDRFEAQLNLYLGTGYEVRYSNGAPVGTTDAAPSHKPVVKKIDFPFDSQFTFDTFLINKKNYFPLASAKEVAKQSGSLFNPFIICGPNGSGKTHLLKAVANEISKHHDSSSIYLSNMDELHTMFNVRFGGDSVRARNHLFNHDFLFIDDFQQIRAYPGLQNEIINIFNHFYENRKQMVLGCRDKISSLDFLDPNLHSRLGWGLVVTLKEPDLEIRVGYIQQQCREKKLPLTKEQILTLAQRFTDFRYLQGILLKLFAFRELVHKDLSQKDFEHILNNTEEKAHDELTPKQIMGVVGEHYNLNVRELTGSKRHQPVAQARQIAMYLCRELLSISYPALGRAFGGKDHSTVLYSVKKINQLRKDDHDLNQVLKMLKNKCRHTAGR; encoded by the coding sequence GTGAAACAGGCCCTTCGCAAGCACTTCAGAAAAACCTGCTCGGAAGACGAACTTGCACGATGGTTCGACCCCCTGGGAATCTTTGTTTCGGAAGAAGACCGGGCGGTGAAGGTGGAATTTCCCCACCAGTTCTTCGGGCAATGGTTCGAAGGCTCCATTCAGGACCGCTTCGAGGCCCAACTCAACCTGTATCTCGGCACCGGCTACGAGGTACGCTACTCCAACGGCGCCCCCGTCGGCACCACGGACGCAGCGCCGTCGCACAAGCCGGTGGTCAAGAAGATCGACTTTCCCTTCGACAGCCAGTTTACCTTCGACACATTTCTCATCAACAAGAAGAACTATTTCCCGCTGGCTTCGGCCAAAGAAGTGGCCAAGCAGTCCGGCTCGCTGTTCAACCCGTTCATCATCTGCGGGCCGAACGGGTCTGGCAAGACGCATCTGCTCAAGGCTGTCGCCAACGAGATCAGCAAACACCACGACAGTTCCTCGATCTATCTTTCGAACATGGACGAGCTGCACACCATGTTCAATGTGCGTTTCGGAGGCGATTCGGTCCGCGCGCGCAATCATCTTTTCAACCATGACTTCCTGTTCATAGACGACTTTCAGCAGATCCGGGCCTATCCGGGGTTGCAGAATGAGATAATCAACATCTTCAATCACTTCTATGAAAACCGGAAGCAAATGGTTTTGGGATGCCGGGACAAGATATCCAGTCTCGACTTCCTCGACCCCAACCTGCATTCCCGTCTGGGATGGGGGCTGGTCGTCACACTGAAGGAGCCGGACCTTGAAATCCGCGTGGGCTACATCCAGCAGCAGTGCCGCGAAAAGAAGCTGCCGCTGACCAAGGAACAAATCCTGACGCTGGCCCAGCGCTTTACGGACTTCCGCTACCTTCAGGGCATCCTGCTCAAGCTGTTCGCTTTCCGGGAGTTGGTCCACAAGGACCTCTCCCAGAAGGACTTCGAGCACATTTTGAACAACACCGAGGAAAAGGCCCACGACGAGCTGACGCCGAAGCAGATCATGGGTGTGGTCGGTGAGCATTATAATCTGAATGTGCGGGAACTTACAGGGTCAAAACGACATCAGCCAGTGGCTCAGGCCCGGCAGATTGCCATGTATCTTTGCCGGGAGCTTTTGAGTATTTCCTACCCTGCCCTCGGCCGGGCTTTTGGCGGAAAAGACCACAGCACGGTTCTCTACTCGGTAAAAAAAATCAATCAATTACGGAAAGATGACCACGATTTGAACCAGGTGTTGAAAATGTTGAAGAATAAGTGTCGGCATACTGCGGGACGATGA
- a CDS encoding homocysteine biosynthesis protein — MGTHKVTKTITEINDRIRKGKAVVLNAEEMTRLVRKEGKVKAAEQVDVVTTGTFSPMCSSGMMFNIGQQPPVMKVSRMWLNNVPCYSGLAAVDAYLGCTEPSEDDPLNKVHPGRFTYGGGHVIEDLLRGKAVHLRAQAYGTDCYPRKELAKDITLADLPYAWLLNPRNCYQNYNCAVNLTSRTIYTYMGPLKPNCNNANFATAGQLSPLFNDPYLKTIGLGTRIFLGGSVGYVIGSGTQHNSKPPRNERGIPTSPSGTLMLKGDMKGMNPRYVRGISYVGYGSSLNLGVGIPIPILNEEMAWYTGVPDSEIHMPIKDYGYDYPNGLPRVLGYATLEELKAGEITVNGKKTPTVPLTSYPMSLEIADELKKWIQNGKFLLTEAQEEITSL; from the coding sequence ATGGGTACTCACAAAGTCACCAAGACGATCACGGAGATCAACGATCGCATCCGCAAGGGAAAAGCGGTCGTTCTGAACGCAGAGGAGATGACCAGGCTCGTCCGCAAGGAAGGCAAGGTCAAGGCCGCCGAACAGGTGGATGTCGTCACGACGGGAACATTTTCCCCGATGTGCTCCTCCGGCATGATGTTCAACATAGGACAGCAGCCGCCGGTCATGAAGGTCTCCCGAATGTGGCTGAACAACGTACCCTGCTATTCGGGACTGGCCGCCGTTGACGCATACCTCGGCTGCACCGAACCCAGCGAAGACGACCCGCTCAACAAGGTCCACCCCGGACGCTTCACATACGGCGGCGGGCACGTCATCGAAGACCTGCTGCGAGGCAAGGCCGTGCACCTGCGCGCCCAAGCCTACGGCACAGACTGCTATCCCAGAAAGGAACTCGCCAAGGACATCACCCTTGCCGATCTTCCCTATGCATGGCTCCTGAATCCGCGCAACTGCTACCAGAACTACAACTGCGCAGTGAACCTGACCAGCAGGACCATCTATACCTACATGGGACCGCTCAAGCCCAATTGCAATAACGCCAACTTCGCCACCGCAGGACAGCTCTCCCCCCTGTTCAACGACCCGTATCTCAAGACCATCGGGCTCGGAACACGCATCTTCCTCGGCGGTAGCGTCGGCTATGTCATCGGCTCCGGAACCCAGCACAACAGCAAGCCGCCCCGCAACGAACGCGGCATCCCCACGTCACCCTCGGGCACTCTCATGCTCAAAGGCGACATGAAAGGCATGAACCCCCGCTACGTTCGCGGCATCAGCTACGTAGGCTACGGCAGTTCGCTCAATCTCGGCGTCGGAATCCCCATACCCATCCTCAACGAGGAAATGGCCTGGTACACCGGCGTCCCGGATTCCGAGATCCACATGCCCATCAAGGACTACGGCTACGACTACCCCAACGGCCTGCCCCGAGTCCTCGGCTATGCCACACTCGAAGAACTCAAGGCCGGCGAGATCACCGTGAACGGCAAAAAGACCCCCACGGTGCCCCTCACCAGCTACCCGATGTCCCTCGAAATTGCCGATGAACTCAAAAAGTGGATACAAAACGGCAAATTCCTGCTCACCGAAGCACAGGAAGAAATAACCAGCCTGTAA
- a CDS encoding DMT family transporter — MQSKTGFMVYAQLFFGMALFGTGTPSAKVVSDAFPLYLGPFLRLLAASLVLTPFLFVHRNKLASISKRDWIEIALIGGVGIVAFTFFLLTGMQRVNGVVGSVVMSLSPAAMAVAAVVFMNDHMGWRKILAVTLAVVGVLVINVSGKSIQSSGWTLVTGSLLVFGAVASQTLYSMLGKRVMNDLQPSIVLPIIAWIATLLFATPGLYQASTFDFTQVTLNQWIGLLVWGMGPLALGTLIWFRGLQQVRPSTASGYMSAMPATALILSYFWLGDEFHPIHLIGFFLVFTSIALVTWAHRVKEASKEDGENAAQSHDGAMPC, encoded by the coding sequence ATGCAGTCCAAAACCGGTTTCATGGTATACGCGCAACTCTTTTTCGGCATGGCCCTCTTCGGTACGGGAACACCCTCGGCAAAAGTCGTCTCCGACGCTTTTCCACTCTACCTCGGACCATTCCTGCGACTGCTGGCAGCATCACTCGTCCTGACTCCATTCCTGTTCGTGCACAGAAACAAATTAGCCTCGATATCCAAACGCGACTGGATTGAAATAGCGCTTATCGGTGGCGTTGGCATCGTAGCCTTTACCTTTTTTCTGCTGACGGGAATGCAACGCGTAAACGGCGTTGTCGGATCAGTGGTCATGAGCCTGAGCCCGGCAGCGATGGCCGTGGCCGCCGTCGTTTTCATGAACGATCACATGGGATGGCGCAAAATCCTTGCCGTTACGCTGGCTGTGGTCGGCGTTCTGGTCATCAACGTGTCAGGAAAATCCATCCAGTCCTCCGGTTGGACACTGGTCACAGGAAGCCTGCTCGTCTTCGGCGCCGTTGCCAGCCAGACCCTCTACTCCATGCTCGGCAAAAGAGTCATGAATGACCTGCAACCAAGCATAGTCCTCCCCATAATCGCATGGATTGCCACCCTGCTCTTCGCAACGCCCGGCCTGTACCAAGCATCAACCTTCGACTTCACCCAAGTCACCCTCAACCAATGGATAGGCCTTCTCGTATGGGGAATGGGCCCACTCGCCCTGGGAACCCTCATCTGGTTCCGCGGACTGCAACAAGTCCGCCCCAGCACGGCATCAGGCTACATGAGCGCCATGCCCGCAACCGCCCTGATACTCTCCTACTTCTGGCTTGGCGATGAATTCCACCCAATACACCTCATAGGGTTCTTCCTCGTTTTCACCAGTATCGCACTCGTCACCTGGGCACACCGAGTCAAAGAAGCCAGCAAAGAAGATGGAGAAAACGCCGCACAAAGCCACGACGGTGCCATGCCCTGCTAA
- the gyrB gene encoding DNA topoisomerase (ATP-hydrolyzing) subunit B, whose product MSNQYNAESITVLEGLEAVRKRPAMYIGSTDIRGLHHLVYEVIDNSIDEAMAGHCDKIKVTLHMDNSCTVSDNGRGIPVEIHPKEGVPAVQLAMTTLHAGGKFDNDSYKVSGGLHGVGVSCVNALSEFMETTVKRDGKTYRMKFERGAPVGGLEEIGDASSTGTTQRFRPDEDIFEVNKFDFEVLKKRFKELAYLNSGLTIEFKDERSDEHESFRFDGGIIEYVENLNASQTTIGDIIFGQGEAENIIVEFAIQYTTAYKENTYTFANNIRTVEGGTHLAGFKTALTRAINNYITNADLPKKLIKRLSGEDVREGLTAVISVKLPDPQFEGQTKTKLGNSEATGLVSGLVYEKLNTFFEENPKEARAIIEKVVDAARAREAARKARDLVRRKGALSDNSLPGKLADCQSKDPSLSELFIVEGDSAGGSAKQGRDPKHQAILPLRGKILNVEKTRFDKMLSNKEIRALITAMGIGIGTEDDEKDYDKLRYHKVVIMTDADVDGSHIRTLLLTFFYRQYEELITRGHLYIAQPPLFRAHRGKFERFIKDEPDLETFLLEQVRDSLSLVTKSGRTVEGEPLIATLNTIRFLKEKYEEAANMGIEEELFSALIYFPERIQYTHFETHDPAEFKAAFEARGFKVDIITEHDYEAEKERTYIVFENENGHRYRMAMEFFHSKVYKRSFQAMSELREAFGEFEFTLHIKNEVREVADIFAVYNTIIEEAHRGWQIQRYKGLGEMNPDQLWETTMLPEKRTMLQVSIEDAAAADAIFTDLMGDEVEPRRQFIEKNALSVQELDI is encoded by the coding sequence ATGAGCAACCAGTACAACGCGGAAAGCATTACCGTTCTCGAAGGGCTTGAGGCGGTCCGGAAACGTCCGGCAATGTACATCGGGTCCACGGATATCCGTGGCCTGCACCATCTCGTCTATGAAGTCATCGACAACTCCATCGACGAAGCCATGGCCGGGCACTGCGACAAGATCAAGGTGACCCTGCACATGGACAACTCGTGCACGGTCTCGGACAACGGCCGCGGCATTCCCGTGGAGATCCATCCCAAGGAAGGCGTTCCGGCGGTGCAGCTGGCCATGACCACGCTGCACGCGGGCGGCAAGTTCGACAACGACTCGTACAAGGTCTCCGGCGGCCTGCACGGCGTCGGCGTATCCTGCGTCAACGCGCTTTCCGAGTTCATGGAAACCACGGTCAAGCGCGACGGCAAGACCTACCGCATGAAGTTCGAGCGCGGCGCTCCCGTGGGCGGCCTTGAGGAAATCGGCGACGCCAGTTCCACCGGCACCACGCAGCGGTTCCGCCCGGACGAAGACATTTTCGAGGTCAACAAGTTCGACTTCGAGGTGCTCAAGAAGCGTTTCAAGGAGCTGGCCTACCTGAACTCCGGACTGACCATCGAGTTCAAGGACGAGCGCAGCGACGAGCACGAGAGCTTCCGTTTCGACGGAGGCATAATCGAGTACGTGGAGAACCTGAACGCCAGCCAGACCACCATCGGGGATATCATCTTCGGTCAGGGCGAGGCGGAAAACATCATCGTGGAATTCGCTATTCAGTATACCACGGCGTACAAGGAAAACACGTACACCTTTGCGAACAACATCCGCACGGTCGAGGGCGGAACGCACCTTGCCGGCTTCAAGACCGCGCTGACACGGGCCATCAACAACTACATCACCAACGCGGACCTGCCCAAGAAGCTCATCAAGCGCCTGAGCGGCGAGGATGTGCGCGAGGGACTGACCGCGGTCATTTCGGTGAAACTGCCCGATCCGCAGTTTGAAGGCCAGACCAAGACCAAGCTGGGCAACTCCGAAGCCACCGGCCTCGTTTCCGGACTGGTGTACGAGAAGCTCAACACCTTTTTCGAGGAGAACCCCAAGGAGGCGCGCGCCATCATCGAAAAGGTGGTGGATGCGGCCCGGGCCCGCGAGGCGGCACGCAAGGCGCGCGACCTGGTGCGGCGCAAGGGAGCGCTCTCCGACAACTCCCTGCCGGGCAAGCTGGCGGACTGCCAGTCCAAGGATCCCTCGCTCTCCGAACTGTTCATAGTCGAGGGTGACTCGGCAGGCGGTTCCGCAAAGCAGGGTCGTGATCCCAAGCATCAGGCCATTCTGCCGCTTCGAGGCAAGATCCTGAACGTGGAGAAGACACGCTTTGACAAGATGCTCTCCAACAAGGAGATTCGCGCGCTCATCACGGCCATGGGCATCGGCATCGGCACCGAGGACGACGAGAAGGACTACGACAAGCTGCGGTATCACAAGGTTGTGATCATGACTGACGCCGACGTGGACGGCTCGCACATCCGCACGCTGCTGCTGACGTTCTTCTATCGCCAGTATGAGGAGCTGATCACCCGCGGTCACCTCTACATCGCCCAGCCGCCGCTGTTCCGTGCCCATCGCGGCAAGTTCGAGCGGTTCATCAAGGACGAGCCGGATCTTGAAACCTTCCTGCTGGAGCAGGTGCGCGACAGCCTGAGCCTCGTGACCAAGAGCGGCCGCACCGTGGAGGGAGAGCCGCTCATCGCCACGCTGAACACCATCCGCTTCCTCAAGGAAAAATACGAGGAGGCCGCGAACATGGGCATAGAGGAGGAGCTGTTCTCAGCCCTTATCTATTTCCCGGAGCGCATCCAGTACACGCACTTCGAGACGCACGATCCCGCAGAGTTCAAGGCTGCCTTCGAGGCGCGCGGCTTCAAGGTGGATATCATCACCGAGCACGACTACGAGGCCGAAAAGGAACGGACCTACATCGTTTTCGAAAACGAGAACGGTCACCGCTACCGCATGGCCATGGAGTTCTTCCATTCCAAGGTCTACAAGCGTTCCTTCCAGGCCATGAGCGAGCTTCGCGAGGCGTTTGGCGAGTTCGAGTTCACCCTGCACATCAAGAACGAAGTGCGCGAGGTGGCCGATATCTTCGCCGTGTACAACACCATCATCGAGGAAGCGCACCGCGGCTGGCAGATCCAGCGCTACAAGGGTCTGGGTGAAATGAACCCCGATCAGCTCTGGGAAACCACCATGCTCCCGGAAAAGCGCACCATGCTGCAGGTGTCCATCGAGGACGCGGCAGCGGCCGACGCCATCTTCACCGACCTCATGGGCGATGAAGTTGAGCCGCGCCGTCAATTCATCGAAAAGAACGCACTCAGCGTGCAGGAACTGGATATCTAG
- the dnaN gene encoding DNA polymerase III subunit beta produces the protein MFLRVNRDEIIEGLQKSANIIPAKTGAAFLRTIWLNCENGSLNIMSTDSNLEFMGSYPAEITEDGLAGVQGRAFYDLVRQLRGNQGELVIKTDGENQNVLVEQGSRKYKFPVNDPEWFQKFSSYPEEGSVFWSGDFLDEMIDKLAFCISEEDSMEAIACLYMAPREVDGEKIIETCGLNGHQFAMFRFVNDDIHEMLPEDGVLIQRKYLAELKKWLTAEEIEMSISDKRLFFRTGDKRETFTLPLSYYQYPNYHSFLAKLGDDDVSRLKVNRAELVDALGRIHLFNTDSNRCAYFNLSATEVTVHAQGQDTGTARESLDAEYAGTLERIAFPTKNLIEILNHFNSEYVTLTLTGTEAPCGVSGEDDPDYQVIVMPMMIQEETYYTEENA, from the coding sequence ATGTTTTTAAGAGTGAACAGGGATGAGATCATCGAAGGTCTCCAGAAATCGGCCAACATCATCCCCGCCAAGACGGGAGCCGCTTTCCTGAGAACCATCTGGCTGAACTGCGAGAACGGTTCCCTGAACATAATGTCCACGGACTCCAATCTGGAGTTCATGGGTTCCTACCCCGCAGAGATCACCGAGGACGGTCTGGCAGGGGTTCAGGGTCGCGCCTTTTATGATCTGGTGAGGCAGCTTCGCGGAAATCAGGGCGAGCTGGTCATCAAGACGGATGGCGAGAATCAGAACGTGCTTGTGGAACAGGGCTCAAGGAAGTACAAGTTTCCGGTAAACGATCCGGAGTGGTTCCAGAAGTTCTCCTCCTACCCCGAAGAAGGGTCGGTGTTCTGGTCCGGCGATTTTCTGGACGAGATGATCGACAAGCTGGCGTTCTGCATTTCCGAGGAGGATTCCATGGAGGCCATCGCGTGCCTGTACATGGCTCCCCGTGAGGTGGATGGTGAGAAGATCATCGAGACCTGCGGCCTGAACGGGCATCAGTTCGCCATGTTCCGCTTCGTCAACGACGACATCCATGAGATGCTTCCGGAAGACGGCGTGCTGATCCAGCGCAAGTATCTTGCCGAGCTCAAGAAGTGGCTCACCGCCGAAGAGATCGAGATGAGCATTTCCGACAAGCGGCTGTTCTTCCGGACCGGGGACAAACGTGAGACCTTCACCCTGCCGCTTTCGTACTATCAGTATCCGAATTACCACAGCTTCCTGGCCAAGCTGGGTGATGACGACGTGAGCAGGCTCAAGGTGAACCGCGCCGAGCTGGTGGACGCGCTGGGCCGCATCCATCTGTTCAACACGGATTCGAACCGCTGCGCGTATTTCAACCTCTCGGCCACGGAAGTGACCGTGCATGCGCAGGGGCAGGACACCGGCACCGCGCGTGAGTCGCTGGATGCCGAGTATGCAGGAACGCTGGAGCGCATCGCGTTCCCGACCAAGAATCTGATCGAAATCCTGAATCACTTCAACTCGGAGTACGTGACGCTGACGCTCACCGGAACCGAGGCGCCCTGCGGCGTGAGCGGCGAAGATGATCCGGACTACCAGGTCATTGTGATGCCCATGATGATTCAGGAAGAGACATACTACACCGAGGAAAACGCTTAA